A genomic segment from Tuwongella immobilis encodes:
- a CDS encoding peptidylprolyl isomerase translates to MASDCRRKPSLGSLLLFTGHVGLLVGCAAPIHSGSARGQSPQPAPLVRPNALPPSVIQAETMQGLGAPVGQPIGRTRILDSEVVPAAPTVNNPTGEVLRMSKPAGASEVLPIAASAAAAPLTQPVVRLVAYVGDTPIYDSEVRESLNQRVGEILNVPELDRPKREAEIYREELKRIIERELIITDMTVKLKKVRPDLLEQLEADAQKDADKRLMTFRKTRKIPSDDEFKKLLQSQGLTLEGMRRQMARGFMMNEYIRNLIGPRTQRISLTEIRDYYDDNPNEFATADSVVWNDLFLRWDKFASPAEARKFAAQVISRARQGEDFVAMVKQYDHGDSSFREGLGLGNKRGEIRPAEVETLVFSLKPGEVGPPVEMDGGLHIVRVVKRDYAGRKPFDVNTQKEIRNKLSGKIAEVEYRRIIQDLQTRTPIVFYPNEK, encoded by the coding sequence ATGGCGAGCGACTGCCGACGGAAACCTTCGCTGGGCAGTTTGCTGCTGTTCACCGGCCACGTGGGGTTGCTGGTGGGATGTGCAGCACCCATCCATTCCGGTTCGGCACGCGGCCAAAGTCCGCAGCCGGCCCCACTCGTGCGACCGAACGCATTGCCGCCCAGCGTGATTCAAGCGGAAACGATGCAAGGGCTGGGAGCGCCGGTTGGACAGCCGATTGGACGCACGCGCATTCTCGATTCCGAAGTGGTCCCCGCCGCGCCAACGGTCAACAATCCCACGGGAGAAGTGCTGCGGATGTCCAAGCCGGCGGGTGCCAGCGAAGTGCTGCCGATTGCCGCCAGTGCCGCAGCCGCTCCGCTGACGCAACCCGTGGTGCGACTCGTCGCCTACGTTGGGGATACGCCGATCTACGATTCCGAAGTGCGCGAGTCGCTCAATCAGCGGGTTGGCGAAATCCTCAACGTCCCGGAATTGGATCGTCCCAAACGCGAAGCGGAAATCTACCGCGAAGAACTCAAGCGGATCATCGAACGTGAGTTAATTATCACCGATATGACGGTGAAGCTGAAAAAGGTCCGCCCGGACTTGCTCGAACAGTTGGAAGCGGACGCTCAGAAAGACGCGGACAAGCGCCTGATGACGTTCCGCAAGACGCGGAAAATTCCTTCGGATGACGAGTTCAAGAAATTGCTGCAAAGTCAGGGGCTGACCCTCGAAGGGATGCGTCGGCAGATGGCGCGTGGCTTCATGATGAACGAATACATTCGCAACCTGATTGGCCCGCGCACGCAGCGGATCAGCCTGACCGAAATCCGCGACTATTACGACGATAATCCGAATGAGTTCGCGACAGCGGATTCTGTGGTGTGGAACGATTTGTTCTTGCGATGGGACAAATTCGCGTCACCGGCAGAGGCTCGCAAGTTCGCAGCGCAGGTGATCAGCCGCGCACGTCAGGGCGAAGATTTTGTCGCCATGGTGAAGCAATACGACCACGGCGACAGTAGCTTCCGCGAAGGGTTGGGGTTGGGGAACAAGCGAGGCGAGATTCGCCCGGCGGAAGTGGAGACGCTCGTTTTTTCGCTCAAGCCTGGTGAAGTCGGCCCACCGGTGGAAATGGACGGCGGGTTGCACATCGTTCGCGTGGTCAAACGCGATTACGCGGGTCGCAAGCCATTCGATGTCAACACGCAGAAAGAAATCCGCAACAAGTTGAGTGGGAAAATTGCGGAAGTGGAATATCGGCGGATCATTCAGGACTTGCAGACTCGCACGCCGATTGTGTTCTATCCCAATGAGAAATAA
- a CDS encoding HYExAFE family protein encodes MERGLAYESAFEAYLRAAALPYFRVDEAHRSIGGAESVKSVDFVVLPPNRPRLVIDVKGRRFPGGTPEHPRRVWENWVTQADIDGLTIWADALGPNAEALLVFAYALTDELRLPESTADLWSHGGQRYLLRGVTVASYRRWMRQRSPRWQTVCLPTDIFRELVQPIGHWLHAQPLISHWDRTQSACESASPE; translated from the coding sequence ATGGAACGCGGCTTGGCCTATGAATCCGCATTCGAGGCGTATCTCCGGGCAGCGGCTCTGCCGTACTTCCGGGTCGATGAAGCGCATCGCAGTATCGGCGGAGCGGAGTCGGTGAAGTCGGTCGATTTCGTCGTGCTTCCCCCGAATCGGCCGCGATTGGTGATCGATGTCAAAGGTCGCCGCTTCCCTGGTGGCACGCCCGAACATCCGCGGCGGGTCTGGGAAAACTGGGTCACACAAGCGGATATTGATGGGCTGACCATCTGGGCGGATGCGCTCGGTCCCAATGCCGAGGCATTGCTGGTCTTCGCATATGCACTGACCGACGAATTACGCCTGCCGGAATCGACCGCCGATCTCTGGTCGCATGGTGGGCAACGCTACTTGCTGCGAGGCGTGACTGTGGCGAGCTATCGCCGGTGGATGCGGCAACGCTCGCCTCGCTGGCAGACAGTCTGTCTACCGACTGACATCTTTCGGGAACTCGTGCAGCCGATTGGCCATTGGCTGCACGCGCAACCGCTTATTTCTCATTGGGATAGAACACAATCGGCGTGCGAGTCTGCAAGTCCTGAATGA
- the hisS gene encoding histidine--tRNA ligase produces the protein MIEPRTLKGFRDYPPELMLPREHLLEQARKVYRSYGFSPIDTPAMEYAEILLGKGGEESDRIVYRFKDHGDRDVALRFDLTVPFARFAAQHIGQLGTPFKRYAMGPVWRGENTSAGRYREFVQCDFDTIGTTSNAADIETSLVIFDLMRALGFENFTIRVNNRLVLNGLLEQLGLSNQAVPLLRALDKLAKIGREGVIAEMMDGAENHAGVTREQAEAVLRLAETTGSNVDILNQIDADFGKNPQTAEGIARLRELLAVTARAGVPEKNLVLDLAICRGLDYYTGTIYETFLDDLPKIGSVCSGGRYDNLAGLYTKQALPGVGASLGLDRLLAAMETLALLPKTSTAAPVFVVQFSQARLGDYQRIARMLRGAGIGVEVFPEATKLGKQFSYAEKRGFRFAIVAGDDEFQAGIVKVKDLAARQEISVAEADLVATLQAHLKPA, from the coding sequence TTGATCGAACCGCGGACATTGAAGGGCTTTCGAGATTATCCCCCTGAATTGATGTTGCCGCGCGAACATTTGCTCGAACAAGCCCGCAAGGTGTATCGTTCGTATGGCTTTTCCCCAATCGACACTCCGGCCATGGAATATGCCGAAATTCTTCTGGGCAAAGGCGGCGAAGAATCCGACCGAATCGTCTATCGCTTCAAAGATCATGGCGACCGAGATGTCGCGCTGCGCTTCGATCTTACGGTGCCATTCGCCCGATTTGCCGCCCAGCACATTGGCCAACTCGGCACGCCATTTAAGCGGTATGCCATGGGCCCCGTTTGGCGTGGCGAGAACACCTCGGCGGGTCGCTACCGGGAATTCGTGCAGTGCGATTTCGACACCATCGGCACCACCTCGAACGCCGCCGACATTGAAACCTCGTTGGTGATATTCGACCTGATGCGAGCGTTGGGCTTTGAAAATTTCACCATCCGCGTCAACAACCGGCTGGTTCTCAACGGATTACTGGAACAACTCGGCCTGTCGAATCAGGCCGTACCGCTGCTACGAGCCTTGGACAAACTGGCGAAGATTGGCCGCGAAGGCGTGATTGCCGAGATGATGGACGGTGCCGAGAACCACGCCGGCGTCACCCGCGAACAAGCCGAAGCGGTGCTCCGCTTGGCGGAAACCACCGGCAGCAATGTTGACATTTTGAATCAAATTGATGCCGATTTCGGGAAGAATCCGCAGACTGCCGAAGGGATCGCCCGACTGCGGGAGCTGCTCGCCGTCACCGCTCGCGCGGGGGTGCCGGAGAAGAATCTCGTGCTCGATCTGGCCATCTGCCGTGGGTTGGATTACTACACGGGAACCATCTACGAGACATTCCTGGACGATCTGCCGAAAATTGGTAGCGTTTGTTCGGGTGGTCGCTATGATAATCTAGCGGGGTTGTACACGAAGCAAGCGCTGCCCGGTGTCGGAGCGTCGCTCGGTCTGGACCGACTGCTGGCGGCCATGGAAACGCTCGCACTGTTGCCCAAAACATCGACCGCTGCCCCTGTATTTGTGGTGCAGTTTTCGCAAGCACGTCTCGGCGATTATCAGCGAATCGCCCGGATGCTGCGCGGCGCGGGCATCGGCGTGGAGGTATTCCCGGAAGCCACCAAACTCGGCAAACAATTCAGCTATGCCGAGAAACGCGGATTCCGATTTGCGATCGTGGCAGGCGATGACGAATTTCAAGCGGGCATCGTTAAGGTCAAAGACTTGGCCGCGCGTCAGGAAATCAGCGTCGCCGAAGCCGACCTGGTCGCCACCTTGCAGGCCCACTTAAAGCCCGCATGA
- a CDS encoding DUF1570 domain-containing protein, giving the protein MRYWNIPILALLMLTLSIASARADFLVIRVLLNDGSNATTGYPGGEGGYPGGIGPMGPGGIGPMGPGGFGPMGPGGFGPMGPGGIGPMGPGGSGYPPGGFGPMGPGGGRGGDSGGAGILGVAPGGSGYPGAEGGGRGGRGPGGPGMGAPGLGGPGMGAPGMIGPGMGGPGLPGGQGGTDAKPKLKFDPRTMLMAVVRLKAAPTTSVLGGQPFLQVQHDFDGKTYIYKDSSILVDAVKRKSINDVWRERFILLERNRVPAKIFEEAEWTLRNGLIEESGRLLTELSKMLPTARDKMNPRQIAAAEAFEKLKPELDKPSADDTATVDEWMARLNYRQAARSEHYVMLHNGESAQSPEVTRKLDMLEENRKLFYYWFALNGRALPVNSTKLLTVQTERMNDFNDAQLALGADALTTDAFLALRQNIVVFAPHRLDYAYQNFMQVTRKIEQDGWQLSNLLKGEVPRTSGGQKSTGELVARAQTLALMERALIQESEQSSVSHEGSRQLLVAAGLMPRFVDAPEWLRFGSAAFFEAPKGPFPSETSAVKVAFWRTPASPSWAYAKYFNDLDQAKKWGKTPSELLRETLTDAIFRRARAGLSTTEQRYENREKALKKRDDDQALSRTLAWSLAYYLMKDQPAKLDALVQELRGLPRDLDFDDESKVLIFARAMGFAPNDKVDPVGMRNFAEGWFRFMRTQQAPVVDVVLDDSLVTNPSSNPNGGYPGGPGGSPAGPPGSPGGPGFPGGPGAGGAALPGGRGGR; this is encoded by the coding sequence ATGCGTTACTGGAACATTCCTATTCTCGCACTGCTGATGCTGACGCTATCGATTGCATCTGCGCGAGCTGATTTTCTGGTGATCCGCGTTCTCCTCAACGACGGGTCCAACGCCACTACCGGATATCCTGGCGGCGAAGGTGGTTATCCCGGTGGCATCGGCCCAATGGGTCCTGGCGGCATCGGTCCAATGGGGCCAGGTGGCTTCGGTCCGATGGGGCCTGGTGGCTTCGGCCCGATGGGTCCTGGCGGCATCGGCCCAATGGGACCGGGCGGCTCCGGCTATCCTCCCGGCGGCTTCGGCCCGATGGGACCAGGCGGCGGTCGCGGCGGTGATTCCGGTGGGGCAGGCATCCTCGGTGTGGCACCCGGCGGCTCTGGATACCCCGGAGCAGAAGGCGGCGGGCGCGGGGGACGTGGTCCAGGTGGTCCCGGCATGGGGGCCCCGGGACTTGGCGGCCCCGGCATGGGCGCTCCCGGAATGATTGGCCCCGGCATGGGTGGCCCTGGTCTGCCGGGGGGACAAGGCGGAACCGATGCCAAGCCCAAACTGAAATTCGATCCGCGAACCATGCTGATGGCGGTCGTTCGCCTGAAAGCGGCCCCCACCACTTCGGTCCTCGGTGGGCAGCCGTTCCTGCAAGTGCAACACGATTTCGATGGCAAGACGTACATCTATAAGGATAGCAGCATTCTGGTCGATGCCGTCAAACGCAAATCCATCAACGATGTCTGGCGTGAGCGATTCATCCTGTTGGAACGCAACCGCGTGCCGGCCAAGATTTTTGAAGAAGCCGAATGGACGCTTCGCAATGGGCTGATCGAGGAATCCGGTCGATTGTTGACCGAACTGTCCAAGATGTTGCCGACCGCCCGCGACAAGATGAATCCGCGGCAAATCGCGGCGGCTGAAGCATTTGAGAAGTTGAAACCAGAATTAGATAAACCGTCCGCAGACGATACCGCGACTGTCGATGAATGGATGGCCCGGCTCAACTATCGGCAAGCCGCCCGAAGCGAACACTATGTCATGCTCCACAACGGGGAAAGTGCTCAATCCCCGGAAGTGACGCGCAAACTCGACATGCTCGAAGAAAATCGCAAGCTGTTCTACTACTGGTTCGCTCTGAATGGTCGTGCGCTTCCGGTCAACTCCACCAAGCTGTTGACCGTGCAAACCGAACGCATGAATGACTTTAACGACGCTCAACTGGCACTTGGGGCCGATGCGCTCACAACCGATGCATTCCTGGCCCTGCGTCAGAATATCGTCGTGTTTGCCCCGCATCGACTCGATTACGCCTATCAGAACTTCATGCAAGTGACCCGGAAAATCGAGCAAGACGGCTGGCAACTCTCGAACCTGCTCAAGGGCGAAGTGCCCCGCACCAGCGGTGGCCAAAAATCGACCGGGGAATTGGTGGCGCGAGCGCAAACCCTTGCCCTGATGGAACGTGCGTTGATCCAAGAATCCGAGCAATCCTCCGTATCCCACGAAGGTAGCCGACAATTGCTGGTTGCCGCCGGACTCATGCCCCGGTTCGTCGATGCACCCGAATGGCTCCGATTTGGCTCGGCGGCATTCTTCGAAGCACCCAAGGGACCATTCCCCAGCGAAACGTCCGCCGTCAAAGTCGCCTTCTGGCGTACCCCCGCATCCCCATCGTGGGCCTATGCGAAGTATTTCAACGATCTCGATCAAGCAAAGAAGTGGGGCAAAACGCCGTCCGAATTGCTCCGTGAAACGCTGACCGATGCCATTTTCCGCCGCGCTCGGGCGGGATTGTCTACCACCGAACAACGCTACGAAAATCGGGAAAAAGCACTCAAAAAGCGGGACGACGATCAAGCCCTCAGTCGGACGCTTGCCTGGTCGTTGGCGTACTATCTGATGAAGGATCAACCCGCGAAACTCGACGCACTCGTACAAGAATTGCGTGGATTGCCACGTGATTTGGATTTCGATGATGAATCGAAGGTGCTCATTTTCGCACGAGCAATGGGGTTTGCTCCCAACGATAAGGTCGATCCCGTTGGCATGCGCAACTTCGCCGAAGGCTGGTTCCGCTTCATGCGAACCCAGCAGGCTCCGGTGGTTGATGTTGTGCTGGATGACTCGCTGGTCACCAACCCGAGCAGCAACCCCAACGGTGGTTATCCGGGTGGTCCCGGTGGCAGTCCAGCTGGCCCTCCGGGTAGTCCGGGTGGGCCCGGCTTCCCGGGTGGTCCCGGGGCCGGTGGTGCAGCGTTGCCCGGTGGCCGAGGCGGTCGCTGA